In Primulina eburnea isolate SZY01 chromosome 3, ASM2296580v1, whole genome shotgun sequence, one DNA window encodes the following:
- the LOC140825762 gene encoding 33 kDa ribonucleoprotein, chloroplastic, with protein sequence MSASSPLSVAAAAVSIGASYHPLPSNSPDHSSLHFLSYKPKPIIVKTTGKFCNYPNYYPFSSLSRSFSSTAFDGVELSQEEEGIAQETVSVEEENVQRQSAEAGRLYVGNLPFSMTSKQLSEIFAEAGRVLSVQIVYDRLTDRSRGFSFVTMGSVEEAKEAIRLFDGAQIGGRTAKVNFPEVPRGGEREVLSPQIRSSYQGFVDSPHKIYAGNLSWDLTSQGLREAFEAQPGYLSAKVIYDRDSGRSRGFGFITFSSAEEVESALNNMNGVEVGGRPLRLNLAEQRVSVSPPPDIVNDVESGVENGEMLSGVGS encoded by the exons ATGTCAGCGTCTTCTCCTCTTTCAGTGGCGGCTGCCGCCGTGTCCATCGGCGCTTCCTATCATCCTCTGCCTTCAAACTCCCCAGACCATAGTTCTCTTCATTTCTTGTCATACAAACCAAAACCCATCATCGTAAAGACAACCGGAAAGTTCTGTAATTATCCAAATTACTATCCATTTTCGTCCCTCTCTCGCTCTTTCTCTTCCACAGCGTTCGATGGCGTTGAATTGAGCCAAGAAGAAGAGGGCATTGCTCAGGAAACAGTTTCCGTAGAGGAAGAAAATGTGCAGCGTCAATCTGCTGAAGCGGGCAGGCTGTATGTGGGCAACTTGCCGTTCTCAATGACGTCGAAACAGTTGTCTGAAATATTTGCAGAAGCTGGCCGTGTACTTTCTGTTCAG attGTCTATGACAGGCTAACTGATAGGAGCCGTGGATTTTCCTTTGTTACAATGGGTAGCGTTGAAGAAGCTAAAGAAGCAATTCGTTTGTTTGATGGAGCT CAAATTGGAGGTCGGACGGCAAAGGTGAACTTCCCGGAAGTACCAAGGGGCGGTGAGAGGGAAGTATTGTCTCCACAGATAAGAAGCAGCTACCAGGGATTTGTGGACAGCCCCCACAAAATATACGCAGGCAACCTCAGCTGGGATCTGACATCTCAAGGCTTGCGAGAAGCATTTGAAGCGCAGCCCGGGTACCTAAGTGCCAAGGTCATCTATGACAGGGACTCTGGTAGATCCCGAGGCTTTGGATTCATCACTTTTTCATCTGCAGAAGAAGTAGAATCTGCACTCAACAACATGAATGGAGTG GAGGTGGGAGGACGACCATTGAGGTTAAATTTAGCAGAGCAGAGAGTTTCTGTGTCTCCTCCACCAGATATCGTGAACGATGTCGAAAGTGGTGTCGAAAATGGCGAGATGCTTTCAGGCGTTGGTTCCTGA
- the LOC140828112 gene encoding putative HVA22-like protein g, whose amino-acid sequence MIGEFVTTTLILVLGYAYPALQCFKTLEKNRVDIHELRFWCQYWIIIAVLTILERIGDTFISWLPMYGEVKLALFIFLWYPNTKGTGFVYENLLRPYVSKHEIDIERSLWEFRERAWNLAIYFWQNCTELSSTKILQFFQFVTSQSAKITESTFQNTEGQHSMEAPPPSMLTRIFSRNRPNKQRPHPIPPPPAAYHTHTPISESMQPHLHHQSHLIRPEDSLIPDLGINNGFEHNFNLRARHSKGGY is encoded by the exons ATGATCGGCGAATTCGTCACCACAACCTTAAT ATTGGTTCTTGGATACGCCTACCCTGCCTTGCAGTGTTTCAAAACTTTGGAGAAGAACAGAGTTGACATTCACGAACTCAGATTTTGGTGTCAATATTG GATTATTATCGCAGTGCTAACCATTCTTGAAAGAATTGGCGATACATTTATTTCATG GTTGCCTATGTATGGCGAGGTGAAGCTGGCCCTCTTCATCTTCTTGTGGTATCCAAACACAAAG GGCACTGGATTTGTGTACGAGAATTTGTTGCGGCCGTATGTATCCAAGCATGAGATAGATATTGAAAGAAGCTTATGGGAATTTAGAGAAAGGGCGTGGAACTTGGCCATTTATTTCTGGCAGAATTGCACTGAGTTGAGTTCCACCAAGATTCTTCAGTTTTTTCAGTTTGTCACTTCCCAGTCTGCAAAGATAACAGAATCCACTTttcag AACACTGAAGGTCAACATTCAATGGAAGCTCCCCCGCCCAGTATGTTGACCAGAATATTTAGCAGAAATAGACCCAACAAGCAGCGGCCTCACCCAATTCCGCCTCCGCCTGCCGCCTACCATACCCACACACCCATCTCGGAATCCATGCAACCTCATCTTCACCACCAATCACACTTGATCCGACCCGAGGATTCTCTCATTCCTGATTTGGGCATTAATAATGGGTTTGAGCACAATTTTAATCTTAGAGCTCGTCACTCCAAAGGCGGTTACTAA
- the LOC140825761 gene encoding replication protein A 32 kDa subunit A-like isoform X1, translating into MYGNSQFDGNAAFSGGGFMPSQATQTADHSFSPAKNREAQALLPLTVKQISAAFQATDDKANFLIDGVDVNNVKLVGMLCEKTERVTDVSFLLDDGTGRIDCHRWVNEAVDTKEMELLSNGMYVKVHGHLKGFQGKKQLMVYSVRPVTDYNEIANHFADCIYVHCQNTRLQKLHDAVQVPGHTPHSAVNTPYKGHQSTPSNQYSVQYNMDGLKGLDKLILNYLQQPSCIAREKGVHRNELAQQLNVPQHKLLEAIESLESEGLVYSTIDEFHYKSTTNG; encoded by the exons ATGTATGGAAACAGCCAATTCGACGGCAACGCCGCCTTCTCCGGCGGAGGTTTCATGCCTTCTCAGGCCACTCAAACTGCAGATCATTCCTTTTCTCCTGCCAAG AATCGTGAAGCACAGGCGTTACTGCCTTTAACCGTGAAGCAAATAAGTGCAGCGTTTCAAGCTACCGATGACAAAGCGAATTTTCTGATTGATGGTGTTGATGTGAACAAT GTAAAACTGGTGGGAATGTTATGTGAGAAAACTGAAAGGGTAACTGATGTTTCATTTCTGCTCGATGATGGAACTGGTCGCATTGATTGCCACAGATG GGTAAATGAAGCCGTTGATACCAAGGAGATGGAGCTATTATC AAATGGCATGTATGTGAAGGTTCACGGTCACTTGAAGGGATTTCAAGGCAAAAAACAGTTAATGGTCTACTCTGTCAG GCCTGTGACAGACTACAATGAGATTGCAAACCATTTCGCAGATTGCATATATGTGCACTGCCAAAATACCAGGTTACAG AAGCTGCACGATGCTGTCCAAGTTCCAGGTCACACACCACATTCAGCTGTTAATACCCCGTATAAGGGTCACCAATCTACCCCTTCAAATCAA TATTCCGTACAATATAACATGGATGGACTTAAGGGCCTTGATAAACTTATCTTAAACTATTTACAGCAGCCATCTTGTAT CGCACGAGAAAAAGGAGTCCACCGCAACGAACTTGCTCAACAACTCAATGTACCTCAGCACAAGCTCTT AGAAGCTATTGAATCTCTGGAATCAGAAGGCCTAGTTTATTCAACTATCGATGAGTTTCACTACAAGTCGACCACCAACGGATAG
- the LOC140825761 gene encoding replication protein A 32 kDa subunit B-like isoform X2 — translation MYGNSQFDGNAAFSGGGFMPSQATQTADHSFSPAKNREAQALLPLTVKQISAAFQATDDKANFLIDGVDVNNVKLVGMLCEKTERVTDVSFLLDDGTGRIDCHRWVNEAVDTKEMELLSNGMYVKVHGHLKGFQGKKQLMVYSVRPVTDYNEIANHFADCIYVHCQNTRLQKLHDAVQVPGHTPHSAVNTPYKGHQSTPSNQYSVQYNMDGLKGLDKLILNYLQQPSSHEKKESTATNLLNNSMYLSTSS, via the exons ATGTATGGAAACAGCCAATTCGACGGCAACGCCGCCTTCTCCGGCGGAGGTTTCATGCCTTCTCAGGCCACTCAAACTGCAGATCATTCCTTTTCTCCTGCCAAG AATCGTGAAGCACAGGCGTTACTGCCTTTAACCGTGAAGCAAATAAGTGCAGCGTTTCAAGCTACCGATGACAAAGCGAATTTTCTGATTGATGGTGTTGATGTGAACAAT GTAAAACTGGTGGGAATGTTATGTGAGAAAACTGAAAGGGTAACTGATGTTTCATTTCTGCTCGATGATGGAACTGGTCGCATTGATTGCCACAGATG GGTAAATGAAGCCGTTGATACCAAGGAGATGGAGCTATTATC AAATGGCATGTATGTGAAGGTTCACGGTCACTTGAAGGGATTTCAAGGCAAAAAACAGTTAATGGTCTACTCTGTCAG GCCTGTGACAGACTACAATGAGATTGCAAACCATTTCGCAGATTGCATATATGTGCACTGCCAAAATACCAGGTTACAG AAGCTGCACGATGCTGTCCAAGTTCCAGGTCACACACCACATTCAGCTGTTAATACCCCGTATAAGGGTCACCAATCTACCCCTTCAAATCAA TATTCCGTACAATATAACATGGATGGACTTAAGGGCCTTGATAAACTTATCTTAAACTATTTACAGCAGCCATCTT CGCACGAGAAAAAGGAGTCCACCGCAACGAACTTGCTCAACAACTCAATGTACCTCAGCACAAGCTCTT AG